One Halorientalis litorea DNA segment encodes these proteins:
- a CDS encoding urease accessory protein UreF gives MTDESTLAAFRLADSFLPVGTYTVSYGLEQFVQDERVTDAADLRALLATYLRRQVGPAELVALRAAHTAATAGDVAAVCEADRRLTATTLSAEFRESAQKSGARLLSLQRDLRADDTLDAYAARVDAGDAPGNYAVVLGLATAVAGVEERVACLLCCHGFVTGLLGAAQRLLSLGHTDAQRLLDELRPVSVEAVDASADRSLDEMTPFAPLVDVLSADHERADRRLFVS, from the coding sequence ATGACCGACGAAAGTACGTTGGCGGCCTTCCGACTGGCTGACTCTTTCCTCCCGGTGGGGACCTACACCGTCTCCTACGGTCTCGAACAGTTCGTACAGGACGAGCGCGTGACCGACGCCGCCGACCTCCGGGCGTTGCTCGCCACGTACCTCCGGCGGCAGGTCGGACCGGCCGAGTTGGTCGCGCTTCGGGCGGCACACACCGCCGCCACGGCGGGCGACGTGGCCGCCGTCTGCGAGGCGGACCGACGGCTGACCGCCACGACGCTCTCCGCGGAGTTCCGCGAGAGTGCCCAGAAGTCGGGTGCGCGCCTGCTCTCGCTCCAGCGTGACCTCCGGGCGGACGACACGCTCGACGCGTACGCCGCCCGCGTCGACGCGGGCGACGCCCCGGGCAACTACGCCGTCGTGTTGGGACTCGCGACTGCAGTCGCCGGTGTCGAGGAGCGGGTCGCCTGCCTGCTGTGCTGTCACGGGTTCGTCACCGGACTGCTCGGTGCCGCCCAGCGACTCCTCTCGCTGGGGCACACCGACGCCCAGCGACTCCTCGACGAACTGCGTCCGGTCAGCGTCGAAGCCGTCGACGCCAGTGCCGACCGCTCGCTCGACGAGATGACGCCGTTCGCGCCGCTGGTCGACGTGCTCTCGGCCGACCACGAGCGCGCTGACCGGCGGTTGTTCGTGAGCTGA
- a CDS encoding HAD family hydrolase, translated as MAYDGLVLDHDGVLVGMAASETVTEAVAAAFAAAGVTDPRPADIDKLTVGVDPEDVRAVAGRHGLDPATLWEYREAAVHEALQDATVTGAKGPYDDIGVLRDLDCPLGIASNNQARTVSYILDHHDISDLFAAVHARESTFDSLHRKKPHPALLTAAVERLDATTPLYVGDSETDIQAARRAGVDVAFLRRSHNADRTLTVTPTYDLAGLDEVAALLG; from the coding sequence ATGGCCTACGACGGTTTGGTACTCGACCACGACGGTGTCTTGGTGGGGATGGCCGCGTCCGAGACGGTCACCGAAGCGGTAGCGGCGGCGTTCGCGGCCGCCGGCGTCACCGACCCACGACCGGCCGATATCGACAAGCTGACCGTCGGCGTCGACCCCGAGGACGTGCGGGCGGTCGCCGGACGGCATGGCCTCGACCCTGCGACGCTGTGGGAGTACCGCGAGGCGGCGGTCCACGAGGCACTGCAGGACGCGACGGTTACAGGTGCGAAGGGCCCCTACGACGATATCGGTGTGTTGCGGGACCTCGACTGTCCGCTCGGAATCGCGAGCAACAATCAAGCGCGGACGGTTTCGTACATCCTCGACCATCACGACATATCAGACCTGTTTGCGGCGGTTCACGCCCGCGAGTCGACGTTCGACAGCCTCCACCGGAAGAAACCTCACCCGGCACTGCTGACAGCGGCGGTCGAGCGTCTGGACGCGACGACGCCGCTGTACGTCGGCGACAGCGAGACCGACATCCAAGCCGCACGGCGGGCCGGTGTCGACGTAGCCTTTCTTCGGCGGTCGCACAACGCCGACCGGACTCTCACAGTGACCCCGACGTACGACCTCGCGGGTCTCGACGAGGTGGCCGCGCTCCTCGGCTGA
- a CDS encoding DUF4864 domain-containing protein, with protein MSDTDHPVEGLATPDPDFGPDDVIALQLDALSTNDDPFDDAGILTAYNFASPANRRNTGPRDRFVAMVTSPRYAPLVDHVEAVSGPVDRTANYAEQRVTVTGPDGRTRTYTFGVSVQSTGPFRGCWLTDRVVVS; from the coding sequence ATGTCCGACACCGACCATCCCGTCGAGGGACTCGCCACACCGGACCCGGACTTCGGCCCGGACGACGTCATCGCGCTCCAACTCGACGCGCTCTCGACCAACGACGACCCGTTCGACGACGCCGGGATTCTGACCGCGTACAACTTCGCGTCACCGGCCAACCGTCGGAACACCGGACCGCGCGACCGGTTCGTCGCGATGGTCACCTCACCGCGGTACGCTCCACTCGTCGACCACGTCGAGGCGGTCAGCGGGCCGGTCGACCGAACGGCGAACTACGCGGAACAGCGGGTGACCGTTACCGGTCCCGACGGCCGGACGCGGACCTACACGTTCGGGGTGTCGGTGCAGTCGACCGGTCCGTTCCGCGGGTGCTGGCTCACCGACCGCGTGGTCGTCTCCTGA
- a CDS encoding SDR family NAD(P)-dependent oxidoreductase, with protein MQDLYPDLSGRTALVTGSAKRVGREVLLRLAAAGADVAVHYRTSADDAVETAAAARDHGVAATTVQGDVTDPDAVDDLFATCEADLGAVDVLVNAVGPLPQGEWDDLSLADWQSTVAGSLYGTFLCSRRALPAMREQGWGRVVNFGVADARDDRSVPMNFPYFAAKKAVLMFTRTLAHDTQNDGITVNAVSPFAVENTVTDPAEFPRGRPASFDDVAAPILFFCSDAAAYISGQNVAVDGGRLQEA; from the coding sequence ATGCAGGACCTGTACCCAGACCTGTCGGGACGGACAGCTCTCGTGACTGGTTCCGCGAAGCGCGTCGGCCGCGAGGTACTGCTCAGGCTCGCGGCTGCGGGGGCCGACGTAGCAGTTCACTACCGGACGAGCGCGGACGACGCCGTGGAGACGGCCGCGGCGGCACGCGACCACGGGGTGGCGGCTACGACCGTCCAAGGCGACGTCACCGACCCCGACGCCGTCGACGACCTCTTTGCCACCTGCGAGGCCGACCTCGGGGCCGTCGACGTGCTGGTCAACGCCGTCGGCCCACTCCCGCAGGGTGAGTGGGACGACCTCTCGCTGGCGGACTGGCAATCGACCGTCGCTGGGAGTCTCTACGGGACGTTCCTCTGTTCGCGACGGGCACTGCCGGCGATGCGTGAGCAGGGGTGGGGTCGGGTCGTCAACTTCGGCGTCGCCGACGCGCGTGACGACCGGTCGGTCCCGATGAACTTCCCGTACTTCGCGGCGAAGAAGGCAGTCCTCATGTTCACCCGCACGCTCGCCCACGACACCCAGAACGACGGTATCACGGTCAACGCCGTCTCACCGTTCGCCGTGGAGAACACCGTCACCGACCCCGCAGAGTTCCCGCGGGGCCGACCGGCGTCGTTCGACGACGTCGCCGCACCGATTCTGTTCTTCTGTAGCGACGCCGCCGCCTACATCTCCGGCCAAAACGTCGCCGTCGACGGCGGACGGTTACAGGAGGCTTGA
- a CDS encoding iron transporter: protein MDRRTFLQTGTVAAGSLTLAGCSGLFETESRAIGIPPVPEDRPDGVYVPGHIEGMEMSGMETTGDYAFGLMYSYPHRFWNVNGGDTSLTEIDDGDDVHLMTSVWDPETGTVLPDTGLSAAVYREGELVTEEVIYPMLSQPMGFHYGANFGLDGDGTYTVELSVGAMSTRRTGSFADRFGDPATVEVPFEYSQQAKEEISFELLDERATERGAVDPMQMEMVPQSTAPAESELPGRVVGSTMSDDARFVVTVLDESPAGIDADGEYLAVSARTRYTESVVPAMGLAGTLTRDGETVFDGELTRTLDPDLHYHYGTVVDEVQSGDELTLSVTVQPQTARHEGYETAFGGVKGEMPDATLTVE, encoded by the coding sequence ATGGACCGCCGTACGTTCCTCCAGACCGGCACCGTCGCCGCGGGGTCGCTAACGCTGGCCGGGTGTTCCGGCCTGTTCGAGACCGAGTCGCGGGCAATCGGCATCCCGCCGGTGCCGGAGGACCGGCCGGACGGCGTGTACGTGCCCGGCCACATCGAGGGGATGGAGATGTCGGGGATGGAGACGACCGGTGACTACGCGTTCGGCCTCATGTACAGCTACCCCCACCGGTTCTGGAACGTCAACGGAGGGGACACGTCGCTCACGGAAATCGACGACGGCGACGACGTGCATCTCATGACGAGCGTGTGGGACCCCGAGACGGGTACCGTCCTCCCGGACACGGGCCTGAGCGCGGCCGTCTACCGGGAGGGCGAGCTGGTCACCGAGGAAGTCATCTATCCCATGCTCTCACAGCCGATGGGGTTTCACTACGGCGCGAACTTCGGGTTGGACGGCGACGGCACCTACACCGTCGAGTTGAGCGTCGGCGCGATGTCCACCCGGCGAACCGGGTCGTTCGCCGACCGCTTCGGCGACCCCGCGACCGTCGAGGTCCCCTTCGAGTACAGCCAGCAGGCCAAAGAAGAGATTTCCTTCGAGTTGCTGGACGAGCGGGCGACCGAACGGGGTGCGGTCGACCCGATGCAGATGGAGATGGTTCCACAGTCGACCGCACCGGCAGAGAGCGAGTTACCGGGCCGCGTCGTCGGGTCCACGATGAGCGACGACGCCCGGTTCGTCGTGACGGTCCTCGACGAATCCCCGGCCGGTATCGACGCCGACGGCGAGTACCTCGCCGTCTCGGCGCGGACGCGGTACACCGAGAGCGTCGTCCCCGCGATGGGGTTGGCGGGGACGCTGACCCGCGACGGCGAGACTGTGTTCGACGGCGAGTTGACGCGGACGCTGGACCCGGACCTGCACTATCACTACGGGACTGTCGTCGACGAGGTGCAGTCGGGGGACGAACTCACGCTGTCGGTCACGGTCCAGCCACAGACGGCCCGCCACGAGGGGTACGAAACCGCCTTCGGCGGCGTGAAAGGGGAGATGCCCGACGCGACGCTGACCGTCGAGTGA
- a CDS encoding DUF7537 family lipoprotein produces the protein MNTRTLLSLGVVALAVLAGCNAAPMDSEPVYGPSTTMPDVLDGHQQTIESSDSFRYNASTSISARDGSDQQPSQNVTARVNTATGALYVRQRLGDRAVVEGYSDGNGTAVRRVSAQGQSRVETVAADDVNVTGYVRPNLDGQFDGLNYTHRGTVERDGQLLHNYTVTSDGLGLAQPRTVGPFSSSDVTHVESRLLVTDDGVVRSLTTRLTGQVNENTTYVYTLDIGYDGVGSTTVTEPAWASQAADDADG, from the coding sequence ATGAACACGCGCACGCTCCTCAGTCTCGGGGTGGTCGCCCTCGCAGTCCTCGCGGGGTGCAACGCCGCGCCGATGGACAGCGAGCCAGTGTACGGCCCATCGACGACGATGCCCGACGTTCTCGACGGGCACCAGCAGACCATCGAATCGAGCGACTCGTTCCGGTACAACGCCTCGACGAGTATCTCGGCACGGGACGGGTCGGACCAGCAACCCTCACAGAACGTCACCGCCCGAGTGAACACGGCCACGGGGGCCCTCTACGTCCGTCAGCGTCTCGGTGACCGTGCCGTCGTCGAGGGGTACTCTGACGGGAACGGCACCGCCGTCCGTCGCGTCTCCGCGCAGGGGCAGTCCCGCGTCGAAACGGTCGCCGCGGACGACGTGAACGTCACCGGCTACGTCCGCCCGAACCTCGACGGCCAGTTCGACGGGCTCAACTACACACACCGCGGGACCGTCGAGCGAGACGGGCAACTGCTCCACAACTACACGGTCACGAGCGACGGCCTCGGGTTGGCCCAGCCACGGACCGTCGGGCCGTTCTCCTCCTCGGACGTGACCCACGTCGAGAGCCGTCTGCTGGTCACCGACGACGGCGTCGTCCGCTCGCTCACGACCCGGCTGACCGGACAGGTAAACGAGAACACCACGTACGTCTACACCCTCGACATCGGATACGACGGCGTCGGCTCGACGACGGTCACCGAACCGGCGTGGGCCAGTCAGGCAGCGGACGACGCGGACGGGTAG